One Fuerstiella marisgermanici DNA window includes the following coding sequences:
- a CDS encoding MIP/aquaporin family protein — MLAKRRAESLCSKAHLFFALRSTRFMSPYVAEFVGTMILVLLGNGVCANVNLKKTLGHDSGWIVIATGWGLAVAFAVYMTSHISGAHLNPAVTIGLAAIGEFEMPQVAGYIVAQMLGGIAGAVLVWLTYLAHWKETTDASAIRGSFCNSPAIPDTLANLITEIIGTFVLVLGVLAILRPENLMPDTGFLEGFAPALVGLMVWSIGLSLGGPTGYAINPARDLGPRIAHFFLPIANKGDSGWGYSWIPVVGPIIGGIIAAFFYQALWPAAV, encoded by the coding sequence ATGCTGGCCAAACGCCGGGCAGAGTCGCTATGCTCCAAAGCACACTTGTTTTTTGCGCTACGGAGCACTCGTTTCATGTCACCATACGTCGCGGAATTTGTTGGAACCATGATTCTGGTGCTGCTGGGCAACGGAGTCTGCGCCAACGTCAATTTGAAGAAGACGCTGGGCCACGACAGCGGCTGGATTGTCATCGCCACCGGCTGGGGATTGGCCGTGGCCTTCGCCGTCTACATGACCAGTCACATCAGCGGTGCTCATCTGAACCCCGCTGTTACGATCGGCCTGGCAGCGATTGGCGAGTTCGAAATGCCGCAGGTCGCTGGGTACATTGTCGCCCAAATGCTGGGTGGCATTGCCGGGGCCGTTCTGGTTTGGCTCACGTATCTGGCTCACTGGAAAGAAACGACCGATGCCAGCGCGATTCGAGGCAGCTTCTGCAACTCTCCAGCGATCCCCGATACGCTGGCGAACCTGATTACCGAAATCATCGGGACGTTTGTTTTGGTGCTGGGGGTCCTCGCGATCCTCCGACCGGAAAATTTGATGCCCGACACCGGCTTTCTCGAAGGATTTGCCCCGGCACTCGTGGGGCTGATGGTCTGGTCGATCGGCCTGTCACTTGGCGGACCCACCGGCTACGCGATCAATCCCGCTCGCGATTTGGGACCACGCATCGCTCATTTCTTTTTGCCCATCGCCAACAAAGGCGATTCCGGTTGGGGCTATTCGTGGATTCCGGTCGTGGGGCCGATCATCGGAGGAATCATCGCCGCATTTTTCTATCAGGCTCTGTGGCCCGCAGCGGTGTAG
- the glpK gene encoding glycerol kinase GlpK: MKYILALDQGTTSSRAILFDKRGSAVATAQKEFPQHFPQPGWVEHDPNDIWKSQLAVAKSVLRKAKITASDVAGIGITNQRETAVVWDRKTGKAICNAIVWQDRRTAGICDELRSPAVEANIQERTGLILDAYFSATKVKWILDNVKGARKKAEAGDLAFGTVDSWLIWNLTGGKTHVTDPTNACRTMLYNIHEGQWDTEMLKMLDIPASMLPEVKSSSEVYTETTLLGGSLPIAGIAGDQQAALFGQCCTKPGMVKNTYGTGCFMLMNTGTKPVTSNNKLLTTIAWKIGDRTEYALEGSIFIAGAVVQWLRDGLGLFKTSAEVEKLAAEVPDTGGVYLVPAFAGLGAPHWDAYARGTMVGLTRGTTKSHIARAALEGIAFQVADVLTAMEADSGLKLKQLRVDGGASLNGLLMQFQSDLLRVPVIRPVIAETTALGAAYLAGLAIGYWKNKKEIETNWQEAARFKATMKKPQRDKLMHGWQRALDRSTGWEES, encoded by the coding sequence ATGAAATACATTCTTGCACTCGATCAGGGAACCACCAGCTCCCGAGCCATTCTGTTCGATAAGCGAGGTTCTGCCGTTGCGACGGCTCAGAAAGAGTTCCCGCAACACTTCCCGCAGCCCGGTTGGGTCGAACACGATCCCAACGATATTTGGAAGTCTCAGCTGGCCGTTGCCAAAAGCGTCCTGCGGAAGGCAAAGATTACCGCCAGCGACGTCGCCGGAATTGGCATCACCAATCAGCGTGAAACAGCCGTCGTCTGGGATCGGAAAACGGGCAAAGCCATCTGCAACGCCATTGTCTGGCAGGACCGCCGTACAGCGGGCATCTGCGACGAGCTGCGGTCTCCGGCCGTCGAAGCCAACATTCAGGAACGGACCGGCCTGATTCTGGATGCGTATTTTTCCGCCACCAAAGTGAAGTGGATTCTGGACAACGTCAAAGGAGCACGCAAGAAGGCCGAAGCCGGTGACCTGGCGTTCGGCACTGTCGATTCGTGGCTCATCTGGAACCTCACCGGCGGCAAGACTCACGTCACCGATCCCACCAATGCCTGTCGTACGATGTTGTACAACATTCACGAAGGCCAATGGGACACGGAAATGCTGAAGATGCTGGACATCCCCGCCAGCATGCTGCCTGAAGTCAAATCGTCCAGCGAGGTCTACACCGAAACCACGCTGCTCGGTGGCAGCCTTCCGATCGCGGGCATCGCAGGCGACCAGCAAGCGGCACTCTTCGGCCAATGCTGTACCAAGCCTGGCATGGTGAAAAACACGTACGGTACAGGCTGCTTCATGTTAATGAACACCGGCACGAAGCCCGTCACGTCAAACAATAAACTGCTCACCACAATCGCCTGGAAAATCGGTGACCGCACTGAGTATGCACTGGAAGGCAGTATCTTCATCGCTGGAGCCGTCGTGCAATGGCTGCGAGATGGCCTGGGCCTGTTTAAGACGTCGGCTGAAGTTGAAAAGCTGGCGGCCGAAGTCCCGGACACCGGCGGCGTCTATCTCGTGCCCGCCTTCGCCGGTTTGGGAGCACCTCACTGGGACGCTTACGCTCGCGGAACGATGGTCGGCCTCACCCGGGGAACTACGAAATCGCATATTGCTCGAGCGGCCCTCGAAGGCATCGCCTTTCAGGTCGCTGACGTGCTGACCGCCATGGAAGCTGATTCCGGACTGAAGCTGAAACAATTGCGAGTCGACGGCGGAGCATCGTTAAACGGACTGCTTATGCAGTTTCAGTCGGACTTGCTGCGAGTTCCCGTGATCCGTCCGGTCATTGCGGAAACAACGGCACTGGGAGCCGCCTATCTGGCTGGCCTGGCTATCGGCTATTGGAAAAACAAAAAGGAAATCGAAACCAACTGGCAGGAAGCCGCTCGCTTTAAAGCCACTATGAAGAAGCCACAGCGCGACAAGCTGATGCATGGCTGGCAGCGAGCTCTGGACCGATCCACTGGCTGGGAGGAATCATGA
- a CDS encoding serine/threonine-protein kinase, translated as MTESSKICPQCNSELPADSAAALCPKCLLQMGFETAPDEPDSSPSYQPTFIAPTAEELEPEFPQLEILEQIGHGGMGVVYKARQIELDRIVALKILRPNISNDAKFAERFQREARALAKLNHPNIVTVYDFGRKDALFYFIMEYVDGTNLRHLERVGQLDPRQALTIVPQVCAALQYAHDNGVVHRDIKPENILISMDGDLRIADFGLAKLAGKTDDAPLTGTWQVMGTPHYMAPEQFEKPNTVDHRADIYSLGVVIYELLTGELPLGRFPLPSEKVRVDVRLDEVVLRSLDKEPNRRYQRVTDVATAVENASSPSPAGFHRTEQVKQWAFRAAATAATAVGSSARSLREKTSGWEGRLRSAVDWIGARHAGIGKALMTTGLVEFVGSLLSLLGSPWRDELLFFAVSGAIFGTLAFWFGRQLRRKLPSKFLRRAAVLSLLPLSGCGAVVGVIRILLTALGLIAAYCAKPAEEAAGPPAPDIVDHLVKALRSARKAITPRIIRLTLLGVCGWCLVCGIVFSAAYGLWFHENIWSYYVANDDTGQDVKPLSGTYDSLSIRSSGHGPTRGINRSTIRPERQTLTLTGINSSPLRRATLEINLPDDSVTLRDRMSGRDETMPLSKEAIRQWMSVFAEDVESLESQKQIDNLWAVVTVMYASRGLTAYIGAKHERWYPPVERQLTNLLEDRQVMAGRLIPVGRLLDPELFATQSENSDLTYFKVQPNHELIAIGIFAAFAVWLIGMIRVARILYIHLWWPACTSDAATAIDSSAAAKRWLRCSTAMIITSLIGGMLTILLIAAADDLKISQPEVFARLGFHLPPYTAVWVILAVKIVCVTICAFALLARPMLFIVGRWLGAVAATLSLVALPVNLITFPTGLAALILLSDARVRTAFGILNRTYERTDAAE; from the coding sequence ATGACAGAATCCTCAAAAATCTGCCCACAATGCAACTCAGAACTTCCGGCTGACAGTGCGGCCGCTCTGTGCCCCAAGTGCCTGCTGCAGATGGGTTTCGAAACCGCTCCCGATGAGCCGGACAGTTCGCCGTCTTATCAGCCCACATTTATCGCTCCGACTGCCGAAGAACTGGAGCCAGAGTTTCCCCAACTGGAGATTCTTGAGCAAATTGGCCACGGTGGCATGGGAGTCGTTTATAAGGCGCGGCAGATCGAACTCGACCGCATTGTGGCGCTCAAGATCCTTCGCCCGAATATCAGTAATGACGCCAAATTTGCCGAACGCTTTCAACGAGAAGCCCGCGCACTGGCGAAGCTGAATCATCCAAACATCGTCACGGTCTATGACTTCGGTCGCAAAGATGCTCTGTTCTATTTCATCATGGAATACGTGGACGGCACCAATCTGCGACACCTGGAACGAGTCGGTCAGTTGGATCCTCGGCAAGCACTAACCATCGTGCCTCAGGTTTGCGCGGCATTGCAGTACGCTCACGACAACGGAGTCGTCCATCGCGACATCAAGCCAGAGAATATCTTGATTTCCATGGACGGCGACCTGCGAATCGCTGACTTCGGTCTGGCCAAACTTGCGGGCAAGACAGACGACGCTCCGCTGACCGGCACATGGCAGGTGATGGGCACGCCGCACTACATGGCCCCTGAGCAGTTCGAAAAGCCAAATACCGTCGATCATCGAGCCGACATCTATTCGTTGGGTGTCGTGATTTACGAACTGCTCACGGGTGAGTTGCCGCTCGGTCGGTTTCCGCTGCCGTCAGAAAAAGTACGTGTTGACGTGCGACTGGATGAAGTCGTGCTGCGTTCGTTAGACAAGGAGCCGAATCGGCGCTACCAGCGGGTCACCGACGTGGCGACTGCCGTAGAGAATGCGTCGTCGCCATCTCCCGCCGGTTTCCACCGAACAGAACAGGTCAAACAGTGGGCTTTCCGGGCAGCTGCAACTGCTGCGACGGCGGTCGGCTCTTCGGCCCGCTCACTTCGTGAAAAAACCAGCGGCTGGGAAGGTCGGCTACGGTCGGCTGTCGATTGGATTGGAGCTCGCCACGCTGGAATCGGCAAGGCGTTAATGACAACCGGGTTGGTCGAGTTCGTTGGTTCGCTGCTTTCACTCTTGGGCAGCCCGTGGCGCGACGAATTACTGTTCTTCGCAGTCTCCGGCGCTATCTTCGGGACTCTGGCGTTCTGGTTCGGCCGCCAGCTTCGACGCAAGTTACCATCGAAGTTTCTGCGACGAGCAGCCGTGCTTAGCCTACTGCCATTGTCGGGGTGCGGCGCGGTTGTTGGCGTAATTCGCATTTTGTTGACGGCCCTCGGACTCATCGCAGCGTACTGCGCCAAGCCCGCCGAAGAAGCTGCCGGTCCACCCGCGCCCGATATCGTCGACCATCTGGTGAAAGCGCTTCGAAGTGCTCGGAAAGCCATCACACCTCGCATCATTCGACTGACGTTGCTGGGCGTTTGCGGTTGGTGCCTTGTCTGCGGAATTGTTTTCTCAGCGGCATACGGGCTGTGGTTTCACGAGAACATTTGGTCGTACTACGTGGCCAACGACGACACTGGGCAGGATGTCAAGCCGCTGTCCGGCACCTACGACAGCCTGTCGATTCGGTCGTCCGGACACGGTCCAACACGGGGAATTAATCGCTCAACGATTCGACCGGAACGTCAAACGCTCACGCTAACCGGCATCAATAGTTCACCTCTACGACGCGCAACCCTGGAGATCAATTTGCCGGATGATTCGGTTACGCTGCGCGACCGAATGTCAGGACGCGACGAGACCATGCCACTAAGCAAAGAGGCCATTCGCCAATGGATGTCTGTCTTTGCTGAGGATGTCGAATCGCTGGAATCGCAAAAACAAATTGACAACCTGTGGGCAGTAGTCACTGTCATGTATGCCTCAAGAGGCTTAACGGCGTACATCGGCGCAAAACACGAACGATGGTATCCACCGGTGGAGCGGCAATTGACGAATCTACTGGAAGATCGTCAGGTTATGGCAGGACGCCTAATTCCTGTCGGTCGGCTGTTGGATCCAGAGCTGTTTGCGACTCAATCGGAGAACAGCGATCTGACGTACTTTAAAGTGCAGCCGAATCATGAGCTCATCGCGATCGGAATATTCGCAGCCTTCGCCGTGTGGCTGATTGGGATGATTCGTGTGGCGCGGATTCTGTACATTCATCTGTGGTGGCCTGCCTGCACGTCCGACGCTGCCACAGCCATCGATTCCTCAGCGGCCGCAAAGCGTTGGTTGCGTTGCAGCACGGCGATGATCATAACGAGTCTGATCGGGGGCATGCTCACGATATTACTCATTGCAGCCGCCGACGACCTCAAGATTTCACAACCCGAAGTTTTCGCACGCCTCGGATTTCACCTGCCGCCTTACACCGCCGTCTGGGTTATCCTGGCGGTCAAAATCGTCTGCGTTACGATTTGCGCATTCGCACTTCTGGCCCGGCCCATGCTTTTCATTGTCGGCAGGTGGCTGGGGGCCGTGGCGGCGACTCTGTCACTGGTAGCACTGCCAGTAAATCTGATCACCTTCCCCACCGGCCTGGCTGCGTTGATCTTGCTCAGCGACGCCCGAGTGCGGACTGCGTTTGGCATCCTGAATCGTACGTACGAACGCACGGATGCGGCGGAGTAG
- a CDS encoding WD40 repeat domain-containing protein yields the protein MILQLVASLLVIIQASAQPQILDGHSHSVWHVQFSPDKSSLVSASSTSEGEEPEICNWNMATLTVRWKVRPFEQWVFDVHFDSNGNYVLATDRQNSVKQWEISTGKLRNEIRVQEIQTVRYSPDGNFIGPSGIIVGRGRVLRSRRGWRF from the coding sequence ATGATACTTCAACTCGTGGCATCGTTACTTGTCATTATACAGGCATCTGCTCAGCCTCAGATTCTCGATGGACATTCTCATTCCGTCTGGCACGTTCAGTTTTCGCCTGATAAATCTTCGCTGGTTTCTGCGAGTTCGACGTCGGAAGGGGAAGAGCCTGAGATTTGTAACTGGAATATGGCCACTCTCACGGTTCGATGGAAAGTCAGGCCATTTGAGCAGTGGGTGTTCGATGTACATTTTGATAGCAATGGCAACTATGTCCTCGCTACTGATCGTCAAAATTCTGTCAAGCAGTGGGAGATCAGCACCGGAAAGCTACGGAATGAGATTCGTGTCCAGGAGATCCAAACGGTACGATACTCGCCTGACGGGAACTTTATCGGTCCATCCGGGATTATTGTGGGTAGAGGTCGAGTCCTCCGCAGTAGAAGAGGATGGCGGTTTTGA
- a CDS encoding response regulator has protein sequence MSTDTKPPILIVDDEPDVLFSLKGLLRHDFQLHTAESGEEALKILQQHSIHVIMTDQRMPGMTGTELMQHARAEFPEAVRIVFTGYADIKAVVEAINSGGLYKYITKPWDPDELIATLHRAAKRYRQHATKLKFADDLRTFVNDVAGLAEAKGISDSAEFTALLDRGRQLEAHANALSDSPLADGAANE, from the coding sequence ATGTCCACGGACACGAAACCTCCCATTCTGATTGTCGATGATGAACCCGATGTGCTGTTCTCGCTGAAGGGCCTTCTTCGACACGACTTTCAGCTTCATACAGCAGAATCCGGCGAAGAAGCGCTCAAGATACTGCAACAGCATTCGATCCACGTCATCATGACGGACCAGCGAATGCCCGGCATGACGGGCACAGAACTAATGCAGCACGCTCGCGCAGAGTTCCCGGAAGCCGTCCGGATCGTGTTTACAGGTTACGCCGACATCAAGGCTGTGGTTGAGGCGATTAATTCCGGCGGCCTGTACAAGTACATTACGAAACCCTGGGATCCTGACGAACTCATCGCAACGCTGCACCGAGCTGCCAAGCGGTACCGCCAACATGCGACCAAGCTGAAGTTTGCGGACGACCTGCGGACGTTCGTCAACGATGTGGCTGGCCTTGCCGAAGCGAAAGGGATTTCCGATTCCGCCGAATTCACCGCCCTGCTCGACCGAGGCCGACAGCTTGAGGCTCACGCGAATGCACTTAGCGACAGCCCTTTGGCCGACGGGGCCGCCAATGAATGA
- a CDS encoding sensor histidine kinase: MKVLLAEDSLMERRRLSVQLARWGYEVCETEDGQDAWQHFQKTHFPLVVTDWIMPEVDGLELIRRIRASADSRYVYIILLTGRSDNENLVEGMEAGADDFLIKPCHPKELKVRLRAGARIIELEQRLIGQNRQLRETQAALVQSEKLAGVGQLAAGMAHEINNPVAFVSNNIAVLQRDVQQLLKLVDEYHCCVPIAEQHDPELADRIRALEDECDLPWLKDNLPRLFESSSDGLSRVRGIVSNLRDFAHLDEADVDTMDVVAALELTLDVLAADLAAKELVIERNYDGQPMCHCWPAKIKQVLHGILLNAIQASEHGGTIAVSARENANDISVTVSDTGSGMDETTQQRLFEPFYTTQPVGSGQGMGLAVCYGIVQQHGGSIEFDSAVGVGTTLTVTLPKSQKAF; this comes from the coding sequence ATGAAGGTTCTGCTGGCAGAAGACAGTCTGATGGAACGCCGACGGCTCTCGGTGCAGCTCGCAAGATGGGGCTACGAGGTCTGCGAAACAGAAGATGGTCAGGATGCGTGGCAGCATTTTCAGAAGACTCATTTTCCGCTTGTCGTCACCGATTGGATCATGCCGGAAGTCGATGGGCTCGAGCTGATCCGCCGAATCCGCGCGTCGGCCGACAGCCGATACGTCTACATCATTTTGTTGACCGGGCGTTCCGACAATGAAAATCTGGTCGAAGGCATGGAAGCCGGGGCTGACGACTTTCTCATCAAGCCGTGTCATCCCAAAGAGCTGAAAGTTCGACTAAGAGCCGGCGCGCGAATCATCGAACTCGAACAAAGACTGATTGGTCAAAACCGTCAGTTACGAGAAACTCAGGCCGCGCTGGTGCAAAGCGAAAAGCTGGCGGGTGTTGGGCAACTTGCGGCCGGGATGGCTCACGAAATTAACAATCCCGTCGCCTTCGTATCCAACAACATTGCGGTGCTGCAACGTGATGTTCAGCAACTTCTAAAGCTGGTGGACGAATATCACTGCTGCGTGCCGATTGCAGAACAGCACGACCCGGAACTGGCCGACCGCATCCGAGCTCTCGAAGACGAATGCGACCTGCCGTGGTTGAAGGACAATCTGCCTCGATTGTTTGAATCGTCGAGCGACGGGTTGAGTCGTGTTCGCGGCATCGTCAGTAACCTGCGTGATTTTGCTCATTTGGATGAGGCCGACGTCGATACCATGGACGTCGTCGCGGCACTCGAATTGACGCTCGACGTCCTTGCGGCAGACCTGGCTGCCAAAGAACTGGTCATCGAACGCAATTACGATGGGCAACCGATGTGCCATTGCTGGCCCGCCAAGATCAAGCAGGTGCTGCACGGGATTCTGCTTAACGCCATCCAGGCCAGCGAACACGGAGGCACAATTGCTGTGTCGGCGCGTGAGAACGCCAACGACATCAGTGTCACCGTGTCTGACACGGGCAGTGGCATGGATGAAACGACTCAGCAAAGATTGTTTGAGCCGTTCTATACAACTCAACCCGTCGGTTCTGGCCAGGGTATGGGGCTGGCCGTATGTTATGGGATCGTGCAGCAGCACGGCGGATCGATTGAATTTGATTCCGCCGTTGGAGTCGGTACAACTCTGACAGTCACGCTGCCGAAATCTCAGAAGGCCTTCTAA
- a CDS encoding RNA polymerase sigma factor produces MTSSRPRRFATTRWSIVNAAAHPSTATARIAMEDLCQTYWPPVYAFVRRQGIPRTDAEDATQAFFLHLLNSDFVQTADRDRGRFRSFLLKSVSNYLKADYRKQTATKRGGAVEIFSLDFDAGEKQYNAEASESVTPEQLFERRWALTLLQNTVNQLRSEYADRNHLKLFDALEAHVNQNAARLPYAELCDTLGMTEDAIKQAARRLKLRYREILRTEIANTVDSKDDIDDELRQLMNALSG; encoded by the coding sequence ATGACCTCATCCCGCCCACGACGCTTCGCGACGACTCGTTGGAGTATCGTGAATGCTGCAGCTCACCCTTCCACTGCGACCGCGCGCATTGCGATGGAAGATTTGTGCCAGACGTATTGGCCGCCGGTCTATGCGTTCGTTCGTCGGCAGGGCATACCGCGGACGGATGCCGAAGATGCGACTCAGGCGTTCTTCCTGCACCTTTTGAATTCAGATTTCGTTCAGACGGCGGATCGGGATCGCGGACGTTTTCGTTCGTTTTTGTTGAAGTCAGTCAGCAACTATCTGAAAGCCGATTATCGCAAACAGACGGCCACAAAACGGGGAGGTGCGGTGGAAATATTTTCTCTGGATTTCGACGCTGGGGAAAAACAATACAATGCGGAAGCCTCCGAATCGGTGACGCCGGAGCAGCTGTTCGAACGTCGCTGGGCGCTCACGCTGTTGCAGAATACGGTGAACCAGCTTCGCAGCGAATACGCCGATCGCAACCATCTTAAGCTGTTTGATGCCCTGGAAGCTCACGTAAATCAGAACGCCGCGCGACTGCCGTATGCGGAACTTTGCGACACTTTGGGCATGACGGAAGATGCGATCAAACAGGCCGCTCGCCGATTGAAACTTCGGTACCGAGAAATTCTGCGGACAGAGATCGCGAACACGGTCGATTCAAAAGACGATATCGATGACGAATTGCGGCAGTTGATGAATGCGTTGTCAGGTTGA
- the argC gene encoding N-acetyl-gamma-glutamyl-phosphate reductase codes for MTRIAILGATGYTALELLKILARHPHVEVTALTTRQDTKPHVSEIHPSLAGQFDLVCENLSPEEVGSRADIVFCALPHTASMEAVPQLLDAGCKVVDLSADYRLSDPGVYEKWYGHVHTDPTRLSNTVYGLPEIYGDRIPGASLVANPGCYTSTSILGLAPLLAAGLIEPTGIIIDGKSGVSGAGRTPKLGTLYAECNESVTAYGIGTHRHTPEIEQVLADVGGAAVQVAFNPHLIPMDRGILCSMYPKLKEPKSVEELLDVMRKFYANQPFVRVVDNIPATKHVAHTNFCDISVRLNQGQLVVFSATDNLIKGASGVAVQNMNLLLGLDQRMGMLPC; via the coding sequence ATGACACGCATCGCCATTCTCGGAGCCACCGGTTATACGGCCCTTGAGCTTCTGAAGATTCTCGCTCGCCATCCGCACGTGGAAGTCACGGCCCTGACAACTCGGCAGGATACCAAACCCCACGTCAGCGAAATTCATCCGTCGCTGGCTGGCCAGTTTGACCTTGTTTGCGAAAATCTGTCGCCGGAAGAAGTCGGCAGCCGCGCCGACATCGTGTTCTGCGCGCTGCCGCACACCGCCAGCATGGAAGCGGTGCCTCAGCTTCTGGATGCAGGTTGCAAAGTTGTCGACCTAAGCGCCGATTATCGGCTGAGCGATCCCGGCGTTTACGAAAAGTGGTACGGTCACGTGCACACTGATCCGACGCGGTTAAGCAACACCGTCTACGGCCTGCCGGAAATTTATGGCGACCGCATTCCCGGAGCCAGTCTGGTCGCCAATCCCGGTTGCTACACCAGCACTTCGATTCTTGGGCTGGCACCGTTGCTCGCGGCCGGCCTGATTGAACCCACGGGCATCATTATCGATGGCAAAAGCGGAGTCAGCGGTGCCGGGCGAACGCCGAAGCTGGGCACGCTGTACGCCGAATGCAACGAAAGTGTTACCGCGTACGGCATTGGAACTCACCGCCACACGCCGGAAATCGAACAGGTGCTCGCCGATGTTGGTGGAGCCGCCGTGCAGGTCGCGTTCAACCCTCACCTGATACCCATGGACCGAGGCATCCTGTGTTCAATGTACCCAAAGCTGAAAGAACCGAAGTCGGTGGAAGAGCTTCTTGATGTGATGCGAAAATTCTACGCGAACCAACCTTTCGTTCGTGTGGTCGATAATATTCCTGCAACAAAGCATGTGGCTCACACGAACTTCTGTGACATTTCTGTACGCCTGAATCAGGGTCAGCTGGTCGTGTTTTCCGCGACAGACAATCTTATTAAAGGTGCCAGCGGAGTCGCCGTGCAAAATATGAATCTTCTGCTGGGCCTCGATCAAAGAATGGGGATGCTGCCGTGCTAG
- the argJ gene encoding bifunctional glutamate N-acetyltransferase/amino-acid acetyltransferase ArgJ yields MLESKQTATLPSGFQTSGTTCGIKASGKPDLALFVSDTPAVSAGVFTTNRVVGAPVTICKERVPASSIRAVIINSGNANACTGNQGLDDARAMTARVAEALGCNAEDILVCSTGIIGVNLPMDVITAGIPKAVDALAPSDDAFKAAATAMMTTDTFAKQFTASVGMSSGAVKIAGVAKGAAMIAPNMATMLSVIMTDAALTAEQCDDLLKHCVERTFNSISVDGHMSTSDTVLLLANGAADAAPADDNDFQTLRDGLQQVCEELATSIIRDAEGADHFITIDVEGFETRDAAFKVAKEIAESALVKTAITGNDPNWGRITSAAGYAGIDFDTVHLSLTINNTVVFKDGAPANFDEAELSAQMKSERDVYLRLVLSGGPASGKESVCFWTSDLTQEYVRLNSDYTT; encoded by the coding sequence GTGCTAGAGTCAAAACAAACCGCGACGCTGCCGTCTGGCTTCCAAACTTCCGGCACCACCTGTGGCATCAAAGCCAGTGGTAAGCCGGATCTGGCGCTGTTCGTTTCTGACACGCCCGCTGTTTCCGCCGGCGTCTTCACCACCAACCGAGTCGTCGGTGCGCCGGTGACGATCTGCAAAGAACGGGTGCCCGCGAGCAGCATCCGCGCGGTGATTATCAACTCAGGAAACGCGAACGCGTGTACCGGGAATCAGGGACTTGACGACGCGCGAGCCATGACGGCGCGGGTGGCGGAAGCACTTGGCTGCAATGCAGAAGACATCCTCGTGTGTTCCACTGGCATCATCGGTGTGAATCTGCCGATGGACGTAATCACTGCCGGCATCCCAAAGGCCGTCGACGCACTGGCGCCGTCTGACGACGCCTTCAAAGCCGCTGCCACCGCGATGATGACGACCGACACCTTTGCCAAGCAATTCACTGCCAGTGTCGGCATGTCATCCGGGGCTGTGAAGATCGCTGGGGTAGCGAAGGGTGCCGCGATGATTGCTCCTAACATGGCCACAATGCTGTCCGTCATCATGACTGACGCTGCGTTAACCGCTGAGCAATGTGACGATCTGCTGAAGCACTGTGTGGAGCGGACGTTTAATAGTATCAGCGTCGATGGTCACATGAGCACCAGCGATACTGTGCTGCTGTTGGCCAACGGAGCCGCCGATGCCGCTCCGGCAGATGACAACGACTTCCAAACTCTACGCGACGGTCTGCAGCAGGTTTGCGAAGAACTGGCCACGTCTATTATTCGAGACGCGGAAGGAGCCGACCACTTTATCACCATTGATGTCGAAGGTTTTGAAACTCGAGACGCCGCCTTCAAAGTCGCCAAAGAGATTGCCGAAAGCGCACTGGTCAAGACGGCCATCACCGGCAACGATCCCAACTGGGGGCGAATCACGTCTGCGGCCGGCTACGCGGGAATCGACTTCGATACCGTTCACCTTTCGTTGACGATCAACAACACTGTCGTCTTCAAAGACGGGGCTCCAGCAAACTTCGACGAAGCCGAACTATCCGCGCAAATGAAAAGTGAACGAGACGTCTATCTGCGTTTAGTGTTGTCCGGCGGTCCGGCGTCCGGCAAAGAAAGCGTCTGCTTTTGGACCAGCGACCTGACTCAGGAATACGTCCGGCTGAATTCGGACTACACAACGTAG